One Aegilops tauschii subsp. strangulata cultivar AL8/78 chromosome 7, Aet v6.0, whole genome shotgun sequence genomic window carries:
- the LOC109752980 gene encoding ABC transporter C family member 10-like, translating to MRISQEELYMPVFPPGCYMLFVWPLSHKNKLLTRRDTLIRRQHMHEDSCLLCCEKETCQPISILLLSCGTTYKWRGKKFSMCFSLQCSEFVNFESMTRVWLSNANNAALNAITAGDVAATVGVTQTQETVVSQTELADPGKSACSLMEEAKMVEAPQLSWQRRNEGPHFCWGRSPPWQHAVLLCSDLPLPLAVGFVVSAYACGWFYFDGWSTPLPLPMLKLIFSDGGAADSASQVTPFAKAGFFSKISFWWLNPLMKMGYKKPLQDKDMPLLGTTDRARNQYMMFMEKLNGKKQSPSHDTPSFFWTIVSSHKRAILVSGFFALLKVLTLSTGPIILKAFINVSLGKGTFKHEGYVLAALMFVCKCCESLSQRQWYFRTRRLGLQVRSLLSAAIYKKQQKLSNAAKMKHSSGEIMNYVTVDAYRIGEFPYWFHQSWATSVQLCIALAILYNAVGAAMISSLVVIIITVLCSVPLARLQHKFQSKFMEAQDVRLKAMSKSLVHMKILKLYAWEAHFKKVIEGLREVEYKWLSAFQLRRTYNGCLFWSSPVFVSAATFITCYLLKTPLDASNVFTFVATLRLVQDPVILMPDVIAAVIQAKVAFTRISKFLDAPELNGQVRKKYYSGIDCPIAMNSCSFSWEENTSKPTLKNINLVAKAGEKIAICGEVGSGKSTLLAAVLGEVLRTEGMMQVCGKIAYISQNAWIQTGTVQENILFGSPMDGERYHNTVVRCSLVKDLEMLPYGDCTQIGERGVNLSGGQKQRVQLARALYQNADIYLLDDPFSAVDDHTATSLFNEYVMGALSDKTVLLVTHQVDFLPVFDSILLISDGEVIQSAPYQDLLADCDEFKDLVNAP from the exons ATGCGCATTAGCCAGGAGGAGTTATATATGCCCGTTTTTCCCCCCGGCTGTTACATGCTTTTTGTGTGGCCTTTATCCCACAAAAATAAGCTCCTTACGCGCCGTGATACCCTGATCAGAAGACAACACATGCATGAGGATTCTTGCTTGTTGTGTTGTGAGAAAGAGACCTGCCAACCAATATCAATTCTCTTGCTGTCATGTGGTACAACTTACAAGTGGCGTGGAAAGAAATTTTCAATGTGCTtcagccttcaatgctctgaATTTGTTAATTTTGAATCTATGACTAGAGTTTGGCTCAGCAATGCCAATAATGCTGCTTTGAATGCGATTACTGCTG GTGATGTGGCGGCGACCGTCGGGGTAACTCAAACGCAGGAGACCGTCGTGTCCCAAACTGAACTCGCAGACCCTGGAAAAAGTGCCTGCTCCCTTATGGAGGAAGCAAAGATGGTGGAAGCTCCCCAGCTCAGCTGGCAACGAAGAAATGAAGGACCACACTTCTGCTGGGGCCGATCACCACCGTGGCAACACGCGGTGCTGTTATGCTCAGATTTACCTCTGCCTTTGGCTGTTGGGTTTGTTGTTTCTGCCTATGCATGTGGCTGGTTTTATTTTGATGGAT GGAGTACACCACTTCCGCTACCTATGCTGAAGCTGATTTTTTCAGATGGTGGGGCAGCTGATTCTGCGAGTCAGGTGACTCCATTCGCTAAAGCTGGGTTTTTCAGCAAGATCTCATTTTGGTGGTTGAATCCTCTAATGAAGATGGGCTACAAGAAACCCCTTCAGGACAAAGACATGCCACTTCTAGGCACCACAGATCGAGCACGCAACCAGTACATGATGTTCATGGAGAAGCTGAATGGCAAGAAGCAGTCGCCGTCACATGACACACCATCATTCTTCTGGACTATTGTTTCTTCTCACAAGCGTGCCATCTTGGTCTCTGGTTTCTTTGCTTTGCTCAAGGTTCTCACGTTATCGACAGGCCCAATAATTCTCAAGGCATTCATCAATGTCTCACTTGGGAAAGGGACCTTTAAACACGAAGGCTATGTGCTCGCTGCGTTAATGTTCGTCTGCAAATGCTGTGAATCATTGTCACAGAGACAGTGGTATTTCCGCACTCGGAGATTAGGACTGCAGGTGAGGTCACTCCTATCGGCAGCTATTTATAAGAAACAACAAAAGCTATCGAATGCAGCAAAAATGAAGCACTCTTCTGGAGAAATTATGAACTATGTGACTGTCGACGCGTATCGGATTGGGGAATTCCCTTACTGGTTCCATCAATCATGGGCAACAAGTGTTCAGCTCTGCATTGCTCTGGCAATTCTATACAATGCGGTTGGTGCTGCAATGATTTCATCTTTAGTTGTCATTATTATCACTGTACTGTGCAGCGTTCCATTGGCCAGACTGCAACACAAATTTCAGAGTAAATTTATGGAAGCACAAGATGTGAGATTGAAGGCCATGTCTAAGTCATTAGTTCATATGAAGATCTTGAAACTTTATGCATGGGAAGCTCACTTCAAGAAGGTCATCGAGGGATTGAGGGAGGTTGAGTACAAGTGGTTGTCTGCATTCCAGCTTAGGAGGACCTACAACGGTTGCCTGTTCTGGTCGTCTCCTGTTTTCGTGTCAGCGGCGACCTTTATAACATGCTATCTTTTGAAAACCCCTCTTGATGCTAGCAATGTTTTCACCTTTGTGGCAACTCTACGTCTTGTGCAAGACCCTGTTATATTGATGCCGGATGTTATTGCTGCTGTGATACAAGCTAAGGTTGCTTTCACTCGGATATCAAAGTTCCTTGATGCGCCTGAGCTAAATGGACAAGTTAGGAAGAAATACTATAGTGGCATTGATTGTCCTATAGCGATGAATTCGTGTAGCTTCTCATGGGAAGAGAATACATCAAAACCAACTCTAAAGAATATAAATCTGGTAGCCAAAGCTGGAGAAAAAATAGCAATATGTGGAGAGGTAGGTTCAGGTAAGTCGACGCTTTTGGCTGCTGTACTCGGAGAGGTCCTCAGAACTGAAGGCATG ATGCAAGTCTGTGGGAAAATAGCATATATTTCTCAGAATGCATGGATCCAAACAGGAACCGTGCAAGAGAATATTCTCTTTGGATCGCCGATGGACGGGGAAAGGTACCACAACACAGTCGTGAGGTGCTCGTTGGTCAAGGACCTTGAAATGTTGCCATATGGAGATTGCACACAAATTGGGGAGAGAGGAGTAAATCTTAGTGGTGGTCAGAAGCAGCGCGTTCAGCTTGCTCGTGCACTATACCAAAATGCAGACATCTATCTTCTTGATGATCCTTTCAGTGCTGTTGATGACCATACAGCTACAAGTCTCTTTAAT gaATATGTCATGGGTGCTCTATCAGACAAGACTGTTCTTTTGGTGACACACCAAGTGGATTTTCTACCTGTATTTGACTCCATTTTG TTAATATCAGACGGAGAGGTCATTCAGTCTGCACCTTATCAAGATCTATTGGCAGATTGTGACGAATTTAAAGACCTTGTAAATGCCCCATAA
- the LOC109752977 gene encoding ABC transporter C family member 10 encodes MGSLTNGEVADSETQVTPFAKAGFFSKMSFWWLNPLMKMGYKKPLEDKDMPLLGATDRACNQYSMVMEKMNGKESLSHATPSFFWTIVSCHRRAILVSGFFALLKVLTLSAGPVILKAFINVSLGKGTFKHEGYVLAALMFICKFCESLSQRQWNFRTRRLGLQVRSFLSAAIYKKQQKLSNAAKMKHSSGNIINYVTVDAYRIGESPYWFHQTWTTSVQLCIALAILYNAVGAAMISSLVVIILTVLCNVPLARLQHKCKTKLMEAQDVRLKAMSESLVHMKILKLYAWEVHFKKVIEGLRKVEYKLLSAFQLMRAYNSFMFWSSPVLVSAATFLTCYLLKIPLDASNVFTFVATLRLVQEPIRLVPEVIAVVIQAKVAFTWISKFLDAPELNGQVRKKYFVGIDYRIEMNLCSFSWDENTSKPTLKNINLIVKGGEKIAICGEVGSGKSTLLAAVLGEVPKTEGMIQLCGKIAYISQNAWIQSGTVRDNILFGSSMDEEKYHNTLMRCSLVKDLEMLPYGDCTQIGERGVNLSGGQKQRVQLARALYQNADIYLLDDPFSAVDAHTATSLFNEYIMSALSDKTVLLVTHQVDFLPVFDSILLMSDGEVIRSAPYQDLLADCEEFKDLVNAHKDTVGVSDLNNNSDSQRAKKVSIKETVGIHGSRYTESVKPSQENQLIRKEERETGDAGVKPYMLYLRQNKGFLYFSFCAISHIVFIAGQISQNSWMAANVQNPDVSTLKLIYVYIIIGVCTMLFLLSRSLGIVVLGIQTSRSLFSQLLNSFFRAPISFFDSTPLGRVLSRVSSDLSIVDLDIPFAFVFSLSTSLNAYSNLGVLVVITWQALFVSVPMIVLGIWLQVLASARELMRINGTTKSALANHLGESISGATTIRAFENEDRFFAKNLDLIDKNASPYFYNFAATEWLIQRLEIMSATVLSFSAFVMAISPQGTFSAGFVGMALSYGLSLNISFVFSIQCQCNLANQLISVERVNQYMDLQSEAAEAVEENRPLPDWPQDGNVEIRNLKIRYREDTPLVLHGISCKFEGGDKIGIVGRTGSGKTTLIGALFRLVEPAEGKIIIDSVDISTIGLHDLRSRLGIIPQDPTLFQGTVRYNLDPLGQFSDQQIWEVLQKCQLLEVVQEKEQGLDSHVVEDGSNWSMGQRQLFCLGRALLRRCRILVLDEATASIDNATDAILQKTIRTEFKYCTVVTVAHRIPTVMDCDMVLAMSDGKVVEFDKPTKLMETEGSLFRELVKEYRSYTSNTNF; translated from the exons ATGGGTTCCCTCACAA ACGGTGAGGTTGCTGATTCTGAGACTCAGGTGACTCCCTTTGCTAAAGCTGGGTTTTTCAGCAAGATGTCATTTTGGTGGTTGAATCCTCTAATGAAGATGGGCTACAAGAAACCCCTTGAGGACAAAGACATGCCACTTTTAGGTGCCACAGATCGAGCATGCAACCAGTACTCGATGGTCATGGAGAAGATGAATGGCAAGGAGTCGCTATCACACGCCACACCATCATTCTTCTGGACTATTGTTTCTTGTCACAGGCGTGCAATCTTGGTCTCAGGATTCTTTGCTTTGCTCAAGGTTCTCACCTTATCTGCTGGCCCAGTAATCCTCAAGGCGTTCATCAATGTATCACTTGGGAAAGGGACCTTTAAACACGAAGGCTATGTGCTAGCTGCGTTAATGTTCATCTGCAAATTCTGTGAATCCCTGTCACAGAGACAGTGGAATTTCCGCACTCGGAGATTAGGACTGCAGGTGAGGTCATTTCTGTCAGCAGCTATTTATAAGAAACAACAGAAGCTATCAAATGCAGCAAAAATGAAGCACTCTTCTGGAAACATTATAAACTATGTGACCGTCGATGCATATCGGATTGGAGAATCCCCATACTGGTTCCATCAAACATGGACAACAAGTGTTCAGCTTTGCATTGCTCTGGCAATTCTATACAATGCGGTTGGTGCTGCAATGATTTCATCTTTGGTTGTCATCATTCTGACCGTACTGTGCAACGTTCCATTGGCTAGACTGCAACACAAATGTAAGACTAAACTTATGGAAGCACAAGATGTGAGATTGAAAGCCATGTCTGAGTCATTAGTTCATATGAAGATCTTGAAACTTTATGCTTGGGAAGTTCACTTCAAGAAGGTCATCGAGGGGCTGAGAAAGGTTGAGTACAAGTTGTTGTCAGCATTTCAGCTTATGAGGGCATACAACAGTTTCATGTTCTGGTCTTCACCTGTTTTGGTTTCGGCAGCGACCTTTCTGACATGCTATCTTTTGAAAATCCCTCTTGATGCTAGCAATGTCTTCACCTTTGTGGCAACTCTACGTCTTGTGCAAGAACCAATAAGGTTAGTACCAGAAGTTATTGCCGTTGTGATACAAGCTAAGGTTGCGTTCACTTGGATATCAAAGTTCCTTGATGCACCTGAGCTAAACGGGCAAGTTAGGAAAAAATACTTTGTTGGCATTGATTACCGTATAGAGATGAATCTGTGTAGCTTCTCGTGGGACGAGAACACATCAAAACCAACTCTAAAGAATATAAATCTGATTGTCAAAGGTGGAGAAAAGATTGCGATTTGTGGAGAGGTAGGATCAGGAAAGTCGACGCTTTTGGCTGCTGTACTCGGAGAGGTACCAAAAACTGAAGGCATG ATCCAACTCTGCGGAAAGATAGCATATATTTCTCAGAATGCATGGATCCAATCAGGAACTGTGCGAGACAATATTCTCTTTGGATCATCGATGGATGAGGAAAAATACCACAACACACTCATGAGGTGTTCGTTGGTCAAGGATCTTGAAATGTTGCCATATGGAGATTGCACTCAAATTGGGGAGAGAGGAGTAAATCTTAGTGGTGGTCAGAAGCAGCGCGTCCAGCTTGCTCGTGCACTATACCAAAATGCAGACATCTATCTTCTTGATGACCCTTTCAGTGCTGTTGATGCCCATACAGCCACAAGTCTTTTCAAT GAATATATCATGAGTGCTCTATCAGACAAGACTGTTCTTTTGGTGACCCATCAAGTTGATTTTCTACCTGTATTTGACTCCATTTTG TTAATGTCAGATGGAGAAGTTATCCGGTCTGCACCTTATCAAGATCTATTGGCAGATTGTGAAGAATTTAAAGACCTTGTAAATGCCCATAAAGATACGGTGGGTGTTTCGGATCTTAATAACAACTCAGACTCTCAAAGAGCTAAGAAAGTATCGATCAAGGAGACAGTTGGTATTCATGGAAGCAGATATACAGAGTCTGTGAAGCCATCGCAGGAAAATCAACTGATCAGGAAAGAGGAAAGGGAAACAGGGGATGCAGGTGTTAAGCCTTATATGCTTTACCTGCGCCAGAACAAAGGTTTCCTGTATTTCTCTTTTTGTGCTATTTCTCACATAGTTTTCATAGCTGGGCAAATATCACAGAATTCATGGATGGCTGCTAATGTTCAAAATCCTGATGTTAGTACACTGAAGTTAATTTATGTGTACATTATTATTGGAGTTTGCACAATGCTCTTCTTACTATCAAGATCTTTAGGAATCGTTGTTCTTGGGATCCAGACATCACGATCCTTATTTTCCCAGTTGCTCAATTCATTTTTCCGTGCACCAATATCCTTTTTTGATTCTACTCCTCTAGGAAGGGTTCTTAGCCGG GTCTCTTCAGATTTGAGTATTGTTGACCTTGATATTCCATTTGCCTTTGTGTTTAGCCTTTCTACTAGCTTAAATGCATATAGCAATCTAGGGGTATTGGTTGTTATTACATGGCAAGCTCTGTTTGTATCCGTGCCTATGATAGTTTTGGGAATTTGGTTACAG GTACTAGCCTCGGCAAGGGAATTGATGCGGATCAATGGTACTACCAAGTCTGCTCTAGCAAATCACTTAGGTGAATCGATTTCAGGGGCTACAACAATAAGGGCCTTTGAGAATGAAGATCGTTTCTTTGCTAAAAATTTGGATCTTATTGACAAGAATGCCAGTCCATATTTCTACAATTTTGCAGCAACTGAATGGCTGATTCAACGTCTGGAGATAATGAGCGCCAcagttctttctttttctgccttTGTCATGGCCATTTCTCCTCAAGGAACTTTTAGCGCTG GTTTTGTGGGAATGGCATTGTCCTATGGTCTTTCCCtaaatatttcatttgttttctcTATTCAATGCCAATGCAACCTTGCAAATCAATTAATCTCGGTGGAACGTGTGAACCAGTACATGGACTTACAAAGTGAAGCAGCAGAAGCTGTTGAAGAAAATCGACCATTACCAGATTGGCCCCAAGATGGCAATGTGGAGAttagaaatttgaaa ATCAGGTATAGGGAAGATACTCCCCTTGTACTACATGGAATCAGTTGCAAGTTTGAAGGTGGAGATAAGATTGGTATAGTTGGTCGAACGGGAAGTGGCAAGACAACGTTAATTGGTGCATTGTTTCGACTTGTTGAACCTGCCGAAGGGAAAATAATTATAGACTCTGTGGACATCAGTACAATAGGCTTACATGACCTGCGTTCGCGTTTGGGTATCATTCCACAAGATCCAACACTTTTTCAGGGTACAGTAAGGTACAATCTAGATCCTCTTGGGCAATTCTCAGATCAGCAAATATGGGAG GTTCTTCAAAAATGTCAGCTTCTTGAAGTTGTCCAGGAGAAGGAACAGGGATTGGATTCACATG TTGTGGAAGACGGGTCGAACTGGAGTATGGGCCAAAGGCAGCTCTTCTGTCTGGGACGCGCACTGTTGAGAAGATGCCGCATCTTAGTTCTTGATGAAGCGACAGCTTCTATAGACAATGCAACAGATGCTATTCTTCAGAAAACGATCCGGACAGAATTCAAATATTGCACTGTTGTTACGGTGGCCCACCGTATACCAACAGTTATGGACTGCGATATGGTACTTGCAATGAGCGACG GGAAAGTAGTCGAGTTTGACAAACCTACAAAGCTCATGGAAACTGAAGGATCTCTCTTTCGTGAGCTGGTCAAGGAGTATCGGTCATACACATCTAACACTAACTTTTAG